Proteins found in one Corynebacterium sanguinis genomic segment:
- a CDS encoding UDP-N-acetylmuramoyl-L-alanyl-D-glutamate--2,6-diaminopimelate ligase → MDQLNQNSAAGDSQAPVSLGELARIAGADVPSPAEGWADVAVSSVGLNAREVAPGGLFAALPGTRVHGAQFAAESPARAILTDREGLDIVEAAGDRRPVLVVDDVRAVLGEVSAHVYGHPSRRMTLIGVTGTSGKTTTTYLLERGLIAAGAQVGLIGTTGTRIRGRDVPTSLTTPEAPTLQALFARMAAEGVTHVVMEVSSHALSLGRVGGTSFDAAGFTNLSQDHLDFHPTMEDYFEAKAAFFDPASSVAASTSVICVDDEWGERMAQLASRPLRVGTHGQDGLDCSARLIRVRDNGAQDIELRIDAHTHAFTLQLPGAFNVANAALATALARVVGADVAQFVRGLEDAAVPGRMERIDAGQGFVAVVDYAHKPAAIAAVLETLREQVDGRIGIAVGAGGDRDTTKRAVMGREAATRADFVIVTDDNPRTEDPASIRAAVLDGAREAGSDAEIRECGSRAEAIDQLVAWAQPGDAVVVVGKGHEVGQIIGETTHHFDDREEMRRALAENGYGENDAHGTHQPQELADGKDFFSHDPT, encoded by the coding sequence GTGGACCAGCTCAACCAAAACAGCGCCGCGGGCGACTCGCAAGCGCCGGTGTCGCTTGGAGAGCTCGCACGCATCGCCGGAGCCGATGTTCCATCACCGGCTGAAGGTTGGGCGGACGTCGCCGTAAGCTCCGTGGGGCTCAACGCCCGCGAGGTCGCGCCGGGAGGGCTGTTCGCCGCCCTGCCGGGCACGCGTGTCCACGGTGCGCAGTTCGCCGCGGAGTCTCCCGCGCGCGCCATCCTCACCGACCGCGAGGGCCTGGACATCGTCGAAGCGGCAGGGGATCGCCGCCCCGTGCTCGTCGTCGACGACGTCCGCGCGGTGCTGGGCGAGGTCTCGGCGCACGTCTACGGGCACCCCTCGCGCCGCATGACACTTATCGGGGTCACCGGCACGTCGGGCAAGACGACCACCACCTACCTGCTGGAGCGCGGGCTGATCGCCGCCGGCGCCCAGGTCGGGCTCATCGGCACGACGGGGACGCGCATCCGCGGCCGCGACGTTCCCACCTCGCTGACCACGCCGGAGGCGCCCACCCTCCAAGCGCTGTTTGCGCGCATGGCGGCTGAGGGCGTGACGCACGTGGTCATGGAGGTCAGCTCGCACGCGCTGAGCCTGGGGCGCGTGGGCGGCACCTCGTTCGACGCGGCCGGATTTACCAATCTCAGCCAGGACCACCTCGACTTCCACCCGACAATGGAGGACTACTTCGAGGCGAAGGCGGCGTTTTTTGATCCCGCATCGTCGGTCGCGGCGTCGACAAGCGTGATCTGCGTTGATGACGAGTGGGGCGAGCGGATGGCGCAGCTCGCGTCGCGACCGCTGCGCGTGGGCACGCACGGCCAGGACGGGCTCGATTGCAGCGCGCGGCTGATCCGCGTCCGCGACAACGGTGCCCAAGACATTGAGCTGCGTATCGACGCCCACACCCACGCGTTCACCCTGCAGCTGCCGGGGGCGTTCAACGTGGCTAACGCGGCGCTCGCGACGGCGCTGGCGCGCGTGGTGGGCGCGGACGTCGCGCAGTTTGTTCGCGGGCTGGAAGACGCCGCGGTGCCGGGGCGCATGGAGCGTATCGACGCCGGCCAGGGCTTCGTAGCCGTGGTCGATTACGCGCATAAACCCGCCGCGATCGCCGCGGTGCTTGAGACGCTGCGCGAACAGGTCGACGGCAGGATCGGCATCGCCGTCGGAGCCGGTGGTGATCGCGACACCACCAAACGCGCCGTGATGGGCCGGGAGGCGGCCACGCGCGCCGACTTCGTCATCGTCACCGACGACAACCCGCGCACCGAGGACCCCGCGTCGATCCGCGCCGCGGTGCTCGACGGGGCGCGCGAGGCGGGCAGCGACGCAGAGATCAGGGAATGCGGCTCGCGCGCGGAGGCGATTGACCAGCTCGTAGCCTGGGCCCAGCCAGGTGATGCGGTGGTGGTCGTGGGCAAGGGCCACGAGGTCGGCCAGATCATTGGGGAGACGACACACCACTTCGACGATCGCGAGGAGATGCGCAGGGCTTTGGCCGAGAACGGCTACGGTGAAAACGACGCTCACGGCACCCACCAGCCGCAGGAGCTTGCAGACGGTAAGGATTTCTTCTCACATGATCCCACTTGA
- a CDS encoding UDP-N-acetylmuramoyl-tripeptide--D-alanyl-D-alanine ligase, whose product MIPLELATIAKITGGTLSDNANPHALVDGFVEFDSRKITSGGLFVALPGKHVDGHNFARNAIEQGAAGVLAAKDVGVDAVIVPKAAKLDGDNSELAANDPDGSAAGVVAGMSKLASYVATTLTNEHGLSIVGITGSAGKTSTKDLVASVLSAAGQTVAPPGSFNNELGHPYTVLRCTESTKFLVAEMSARGIGHIAHLATIAPPKFGVVLNIGSAHLGEFGSKENIAVAKGELVEALPDAAEGGVAILNADDPLVAGMAPRTSARVVTFSAEHSRADYYATDISLDDVTRASFMLHSPGNDPQRVELNVFGAHQVSNALAAAAVGIESGIDAATVARCLSDAHGVSGNRMDVQTRSDGVTVINDAYNANPDSMRAGIAALGFTAAARPGVRSIAVLGEMGELGGDSVSAHRELGNELARYRVTHLVAVGDNPAMDALKDRARDRGIHVDSARDVDEATSLVKAILSVPPAGEEGWYERDTRDVVLVKASNALGLWAVANALLQGHSMRGHTHFGDGER is encoded by the coding sequence ATGATCCCACTTGAGTTGGCCACGATTGCCAAGATCACTGGCGGCACGCTGAGCGACAACGCGAACCCGCACGCTCTCGTCGATGGGTTCGTGGAGTTCGACTCGCGCAAGATCACCTCTGGCGGTCTGTTCGTCGCCTTGCCGGGCAAGCATGTCGACGGTCACAACTTCGCGCGCAACGCCATTGAGCAGGGCGCAGCCGGTGTGCTCGCTGCCAAGGATGTGGGTGTGGACGCGGTGATCGTGCCCAAGGCCGCCAAGCTCGACGGCGACAACTCCGAGCTCGCCGCCAACGACCCCGACGGTTCCGCTGCCGGTGTCGTCGCGGGCATGTCCAAGCTAGCCAGCTACGTGGCCACAACGCTCACTAACGAGCACGGCCTCTCGATCGTGGGGATCACGGGCTCCGCCGGCAAGACCTCGACGAAGGACCTTGTCGCGTCGGTGCTCTCCGCTGCCGGCCAGACCGTCGCGCCCCCCGGGTCGTTCAACAACGAGCTCGGCCATCCGTACACGGTGCTGCGCTGCACTGAGTCGACGAAGTTCCTCGTCGCGGAAATGTCCGCGCGCGGCATCGGCCACATCGCGCACTTGGCGACGATCGCCCCGCCGAAGTTTGGCGTGGTGCTCAACATCGGCTCGGCCCACTTGGGCGAGTTCGGTTCCAAGGAAAACATCGCGGTGGCCAAGGGCGAGCTCGTCGAGGCGCTGCCGGACGCGGCGGAGGGTGGCGTGGCCATCCTCAACGCCGACGACCCCCTCGTCGCCGGCATGGCGCCGCGCACCAGCGCGCGGGTGGTCACCTTCTCTGCCGAGCACAGCCGCGCCGACTACTACGCCACGGACATTTCGCTTGACGACGTCACCCGCGCCAGCTTCATGCTCCACTCCCCGGGCAACGATCCGCAGCGCGTGGAGCTCAACGTCTTCGGCGCCCACCAGGTGTCCAACGCTCTCGCTGCCGCGGCCGTCGGCATCGAAAGCGGTATTGACGCCGCCACTGTCGCGCGCTGCCTGAGCGATGCTCACGGCGTGTCCGGCAACCGCATGGACGTGCAAACCCGTAGCGACGGGGTCACCGTGATCAACGACGCGTACAACGCCAACCCGGACTCGATGCGCGCCGGGATCGCGGCGCTGGGATTTACGGCCGCCGCACGCCCCGGTGTGCGCTCTATCGCGGTGCTGGGTGAGATGGGGGAGCTCGGAGGCGATTCGGTCAGCGCGCACCGCGAGCTCGGCAACGAGCTGGCTCGCTACCGCGTCACACACCTCGTCGCGGTCGGGGATAACCCCGCGATGGACGCGCTGAAGGACCGGGCGCGCGACCGCGGGATCCACGTCGACTCCGCCCGGGACGTCGACGAGGCCACATCCCTAGTGAAGGCGATCCTGTCGGTGCCGCCGGCGGGGGAGGAAGGTTGGTACGAGCGCGACACGCGCGACGTGGTGCTGGTGAAGGCATCGAACGCGCTCGGGCTCTGGGCGGTGGCGAACGCCCTGCTGCAAGGGCATAGCATGAGGGGCCACACACATTTCGGAGACGGGGAGCGCTAA
- the mraY gene encoding phospho-N-acetylmuramoyl-pentapeptide-transferase, producing the protein MVQIFIAGAVAFLVAIFVTPLLIRYFNRRAMGQEIREDGPKSHARKRGTPTMGGIAILLAITLGYVASGLWSMFTGHRVFSATGLIVLGLTLALGAVGFADDGMKLFFKRNLGLNKTAKLVAQLGIALAFGLLVLQFPDENGQTPASTNLSFVRDMNTINFAAVGGVVGVIMFLVFIYFLLAAWSNAVNLTDGLDGLAAGTTSLVMAAYTGVTFWQFRNSCSAAPGPGCYDVRDPLDLAVLAAAGFGACMGFLWWNASPAKIFMGDTGSLALGGLVAGLSVTSKTELLMVIIGSVFVMEAASVVIQVVSFKATGKRVFRMAPFHHHFENGGWAEQTVVIRFWLIAAMSVATGLALFYGEWLTKVGVTMP; encoded by the coding sequence ATGGTTCAGATTTTCATCGCGGGAGCCGTCGCGTTCCTTGTGGCCATCTTTGTCACGCCGCTACTGATCCGCTACTTCAACCGCCGCGCGATGGGCCAGGAGATCCGCGAGGACGGCCCGAAGTCGCACGCGCGCAAGCGCGGCACCCCGACGATGGGTGGTATCGCCATCCTGCTGGCGATCACCCTGGGTTATGTCGCGTCGGGGCTGTGGTCGATGTTCACGGGCCACCGCGTGTTCTCCGCCACCGGCCTCATCGTGCTGGGGTTGACCCTGGCACTCGGCGCCGTCGGGTTCGCTGACGATGGCATGAAGCTGTTTTTCAAGCGCAACCTCGGCCTGAACAAGACCGCGAAGCTCGTCGCCCAGTTGGGCATCGCGCTCGCTTTCGGCCTGTTGGTGCTGCAGTTTCCCGACGAGAACGGCCAGACCCCGGCGTCAACGAACTTGAGTTTCGTCCGCGACATGAACACCATTAACTTCGCGGCCGTCGGCGGCGTCGTGGGCGTGATCATGTTCCTGGTCTTCATCTACTTCCTGCTCGCGGCCTGGTCCAACGCCGTCAACCTCACCGACGGCCTCGACGGCCTGGCCGCGGGAACCACGTCGCTGGTGATGGCTGCGTACACGGGCGTGACGTTCTGGCAGTTCCGCAACTCCTGCTCCGCCGCGCCGGGCCCCGGCTGCTACGACGTGCGCGACCCCCTCGACTTGGCGGTGCTGGCTGCGGCCGGCTTCGGCGCCTGCATGGGATTTCTGTGGTGGAACGCCTCCCCCGCGAAGATCTTCATGGGCGATACTGGATCGCTCGCGCTTGGTGGTTTGGTCGCGGGCCTGTCGGTGACCTCCAAGACGGAGCTGCTCATGGTTATCATCGGCTCGGTGTTCGTCATGGAGGCCGCCTCTGTGGTGATCCAGGTCGTGTCGTTCAAGGCGACAGGCAAGCGCGTGTTCCGCATGGCGCCGTTCCACCACCACTTTGAAAACGGCGGTTGGGCGGAGCAGACCGTGGTGATTCGCTTTTGGCTGATTGCGGCGATGTCCGTGGCCACCGGCTTGGCGCTGTTCTACGGTGAGTGGTTGACCAAGGTCGGGGTGACCATGCCATGA
- the murD gene encoding UDP-N-acetylmuramoyl-L-alanine--D-glutamate ligase, giving the protein MTAPVETALVPEALRGGVLVAGAGVSGLGAARLLDAVGVTCVVADDNPANREKVAGETSARAVSTADATELFDEVSIVVTSPGWRPDSPLLVAAQDAGLEVIGDVELCFRLDRAGVFGSPRTWLVVTGTNGKTTTTGMLASIMGEASKDSGLRAQACGNIGVAVSDALVDAHRVDVLVAELSSFQLYWSHQLVPDAGVLLNLADDHIDWHGSFAAYAQAKAKVLRARVAVAGVDDAEVASLAARTGRDDVIGFTLGEPGPNQAGVIGHRLVFNSGAELQDLASVTGIEPAGIAGVLDALAAAAVAVSQGVSSQRIDDGLRSYRIEGHRGAVVHEANGVRWVDNSKATNPHAADSALAGAGEPGTVVWVAGGQLKGASVDELVATHAHLFRAVAMLGVDREIVLEAVRRHAPGVPVFVSESTDPAEAMDQCVRFAAEQALPGDTVLLAPAAASLDMFSGMSARGDEFAAAAMRHCV; this is encoded by the coding sequence ATGACGGCACCCGTCGAGACCGCGTTGGTCCCTGAAGCACTGCGCGGCGGTGTCCTTGTCGCCGGCGCTGGCGTTTCGGGCCTCGGCGCCGCGCGACTGCTGGATGCGGTCGGCGTGACGTGCGTCGTGGCCGACGATAACCCGGCCAACCGCGAGAAAGTCGCCGGGGAAACCTCCGCGAGAGCGGTCAGTACCGCCGACGCAACGGAGCTTTTCGACGAGGTCTCTATCGTGGTGACGTCGCCGGGGTGGCGCCCGGATTCACCGCTGCTCGTCGCCGCGCAGGACGCGGGCCTGGAGGTCATCGGCGACGTTGAGCTGTGCTTCCGCCTCGACCGCGCCGGCGTGTTCGGGTCCCCGCGCACCTGGCTCGTGGTCACGGGAACAAACGGCAAGACCACGACGACGGGCATGCTCGCCTCCATCATGGGCGAGGCCAGCAAGGACTCGGGCCTGCGCGCCCAGGCCTGCGGCAACATCGGGGTCGCGGTGAGCGATGCGCTTGTCGACGCCCACCGGGTCGACGTCCTCGTCGCCGAGCTGTCGAGCTTCCAGCTCTACTGGTCGCATCAGCTCGTTCCGGACGCGGGCGTGCTGCTCAACCTCGCCGATGACCACATCGACTGGCACGGTTCCTTTGCCGCGTACGCGCAGGCGAAGGCAAAGGTGCTGCGCGCTCGGGTTGCTGTCGCGGGCGTCGATGACGCGGAGGTAGCGAGCCTCGCGGCGCGCACCGGAAGGGACGACGTGATTGGTTTCACCCTTGGTGAGCCGGGCCCGAACCAGGCGGGCGTGATCGGCCACAGGCTGGTTTTCAACAGCGGCGCCGAGCTGCAGGACCTCGCCTCGGTCACGGGCATTGAGCCAGCCGGGATCGCTGGCGTGCTCGATGCGTTGGCGGCCGCGGCGGTTGCGGTCTCCCAGGGGGTGTCGTCGCAACGCATTGACGACGGCCTGCGGTCCTACCGCATCGAGGGCCACCGCGGCGCGGTCGTGCACGAGGCGAACGGGGTCAGGTGGGTGGATAACTCCAAGGCGACGAACCCCCACGCGGCGGACTCCGCGCTTGCCGGTGCCGGCGAGCCCGGCACCGTGGTGTGGGTTGCGGGTGGCCAGCTCAAAGGCGCGAGCGTCGATGAGCTCGTCGCAACGCACGCTCACCTGTTTCGGGCTGTGGCGATGCTCGGCGTGGACCGGGAGATTGTGCTGGAGGCCGTGCGTCGACACGCGCCCGGCGTGCCGGTGTTCGTGAGCGAGTCCACGGACCCGGCCGAGGCGATGGATCAGTGCGTGCGTTTCGCCGCCGAGCAGGCCCTGCCGGGGGACACGGTGCTGCTGGCCCCGGCTGCGGCGAGCTTGGATATGTTTTCCGGGATGTCTGCGCGTGGCGACGAATTTGCCGCGGCTGCAATGAGACACTGCGTGTAA
- a CDS encoding FtsW/RodA/SpoVE family cell cycle protein, translating to MTTTRGGRPRHPREAAPLGPRTSQRPTQRKPASADQPGQQSGLARLIRRTQAAMDSRALTDYTLIRTIVLVLTGLGVVMVLSSSMASSFASSASVWSQALRQTVMVAGGLFLFWIMLKMPPDRLRRLAHVIMIVAVLLLIVVLTPIGTGRDEVGSQSWLVFGPISVQPSELARVAIAIWGASVLANKDYTRPSKLDNGFAPFIAVAILCVGLIGLQGDYGMAVSFSVVVAFILLFAGISWRLIGAAAAVAMVGMVFVFLSGGYRSDRFHVYFDALFGRFEDTRDTAFQSHQGYLSLADGSLFGVGLGQSRAKWFYLPEARNDFIFAVIGEELGLWGGALVIILFGLLAFFGLRAARRAQNQFQALLAAALTTGVVSQAFINIAYVLGLLPVTGIQLPMLSAGGTSAVITLAAMGILASVARHEPDAVSSMQNYGRPAFDRILGIGEPKSPGQLAKPQARRPEQRASAGHRERYGDPVTARPPVSRRPMQRPVQRPAAGVRAPERPRYDVRRDNSWRGDRRAS from the coding sequence ATGACGACAACTCGAGGCGGGCGCCCGCGGCACCCACGCGAGGCAGCGCCACTGGGACCGCGCACGTCCCAGCGCCCCACGCAACGCAAGCCCGCCTCGGCGGACCAGCCCGGCCAGCAGTCGGGTCTGGCGCGACTGATCCGCCGCACCCAGGCGGCAATGGATTCGCGCGCGCTGACGGACTACACCCTGATCCGGACGATCGTTTTGGTCCTGACCGGCCTCGGCGTGGTCATGGTGCTCAGTTCCTCGATGGCATCGTCGTTCGCCTCGTCCGCATCCGTGTGGTCGCAGGCACTGCGCCAGACCGTCATGGTCGCCGGCGGCCTGTTCCTTTTTTGGATCATGCTGAAGATGCCCCCGGACCGGCTGCGCCGCCTGGCCCACGTGATCATGATTGTCGCCGTGCTGCTACTGATCGTCGTGCTCACCCCCATCGGCACCGGCCGCGATGAGGTGGGGTCGCAGTCCTGGCTGGTCTTCGGCCCGATCAGCGTTCAGCCCTCTGAGCTGGCGCGCGTCGCCATCGCCATCTGGGGTGCGAGCGTGCTCGCGAACAAGGATTACACCCGCCCCTCCAAGCTGGACAACGGCTTCGCGCCGTTTATCGCCGTAGCCATCCTCTGCGTCGGGCTGATCGGGCTGCAGGGCGACTACGGCATGGCGGTGTCGTTCTCCGTCGTCGTCGCTTTCATCTTGCTCTTCGCTGGCATCTCCTGGCGCCTCATCGGCGCCGCCGCGGCGGTGGCGATGGTGGGCATGGTGTTCGTCTTCCTCTCCGGCGGCTACCGCTCCGACCGCTTCCACGTCTACTTCGACGCGCTCTTCGGCCGCTTCGAGGACACGCGCGACACCGCCTTCCAGTCCCACCAGGGCTACTTATCGCTTGCCGACGGCTCCCTGTTCGGCGTCGGCCTCGGCCAATCACGCGCCAAGTGGTTCTACCTCCCCGAGGCGCGCAACGACTTCATCTTCGCCGTCATCGGCGAGGAGCTGGGCCTGTGGGGCGGCGCCCTGGTAATCATCCTGTTCGGCCTGCTGGCGTTCTTCGGCCTGCGCGCCGCGCGCCGCGCCCAGAACCAGTTCCAGGCGCTGCTCGCCGCGGCGCTGACAACGGGCGTGGTGTCCCAGGCGTTTATCAACATCGCCTACGTGCTGGGTCTGCTGCCCGTGACCGGCATCCAGCTGCCCATGCTCTCGGCAGGTGGTACCTCCGCGGTGATCACACTGGCCGCGATGGGAATCCTCGCCTCGGTGGCGCGCCACGAGCCAGACGCGGTCTCATCCATGCAGAACTACGGCCGCCCCGCGTTCGACCGGATCCTGGGCATCGGCGAGCCGAAGTCCCCAGGCCAGCTTGCCAAGCCCCAGGCGCGCCGTCCCGAGCAGCGCGCTAGCGCCGGCCACCGCGAGCGCTACGGCGACCCGGTCACCGCGCGCCCGCCGGTGTCACGGCGTCCGATGCAGCGCCCGGTGCAGCGCCCCGCTGCGGGTGTCCGCGCCCCGGAGCGCCCGCGCTACGATGTCCGCAGAGACAATTCCTGGCGCGGAGACCGCCGCGCCAGCTAG
- a CDS encoding UDP-N-acetylglucosamine--N-acetylmuramyl-(pentapeptide) pyrophosphoryl-undecaprenol N-acetylglucosamine transferase: MAEKLSVVVAGGGTAGHIEPALAVGEVLRDEFGAFVTALGTEKGLETAIVPSRGFELNLIDPVPIPRSTPWLLPGVPFKLAKSVYQTRSALKRVGADVVFGTGGYVAASAYLAAASLRLPFFVLETNALAGMANKLGVRLGGTGFNAVAGSGMPGEVVGIPVRPGVGSDPDGTKAEHGYKMWNLDPGRKTILVTGGSQGAVSINAALAGAVDTLAAKGWQVLHAYGRKNDAPAAHEHYTAVPYIDAMEQAYAVADLVVCRSGAMTVAENSAAGLPAIYVPLPHGNGEQGLNSAHLVDMGAAARIDDADLSAERLIHEVDAILGDPQRLEQMRASLKDSGAGDVARELALRTVRSARSPR; the protein is encoded by the coding sequence ATGGCTGAGAAGCTAAGCGTCGTCGTCGCCGGTGGCGGCACCGCCGGACACATCGAACCCGCCCTGGCGGTGGGGGAGGTGCTGCGCGATGAGTTCGGTGCCTTTGTTACCGCACTCGGCACGGAGAAAGGGCTGGAGACGGCCATCGTCCCGTCGCGCGGTTTCGAGCTCAACCTGATCGACCCGGTGCCGATCCCGCGCTCCACACCGTGGCTTCTGCCGGGGGTGCCGTTCAAGCTGGCCAAATCCGTGTACCAGACCCGGTCCGCGCTCAAGCGCGTCGGCGCGGACGTGGTCTTCGGCACCGGCGGCTACGTCGCCGCCTCCGCGTACCTGGCCGCGGCGTCGCTGCGGCTGCCGTTCTTTGTACTGGAGACCAACGCGCTGGCCGGGATGGCCAACAAGCTCGGGGTGCGCCTCGGCGGCACCGGATTCAACGCGGTGGCGGGTTCCGGGATGCCGGGCGAGGTCGTGGGCATTCCCGTTCGCCCCGGCGTGGGCAGCGACCCGGACGGCACCAAGGCCGAGCACGGTTACAAGATGTGGAACCTGGACCCGGGCCGGAAGACGATTTTGGTCACCGGGGGATCGCAGGGCGCGGTAAGCATTAACGCTGCTCTTGCGGGGGCCGTCGATACGCTCGCGGCGAAGGGGTGGCAGGTGCTTCACGCCTACGGGCGCAAGAACGACGCGCCCGCCGCGCACGAGCACTACACGGCCGTGCCCTACATTGACGCGATGGAGCAGGCATACGCCGTCGCGGACCTCGTGGTGTGCCGCTCGGGGGCGATGACCGTGGCGGAAAACTCCGCCGCCGGGCTTCCCGCGATCTACGTGCCGTTGCCGCACGGCAACGGTGAGCAGGGGCTCAACTCCGCCCACCTTGTGGACATGGGCGCCGCCGCGCGCATTGACGACGCCGACCTCAGCGCCGAGCGGCTGATCCACGAGGTCGATGCCATCCTCGGCGATCCGCAGCGCTTGGAGCAAATGCGGGCCTCGTTGAAGGATTCCGGCGCGGGCGACGTCGCGCGCGAGCTGGCGCTGCGCACTGTCCGTTCCGCGAGATCACCCCGCTAA
- the murC gene encoding UDP-N-acetylmuramate--L-alanine ligase yields the protein MPSIDLSRVHLIGIGGAGMSGLAHIALRRGSVVTGSDVKDSRPVQALRTQGATIAVGHDWRNLELAGELPTVVVTSFAAIPKDNPELMRAAEESIPVIRRSDLLAELMEGSTQLLLAGTHGKTSTTSMSVVALQAAGEDPSFAIGGQLNLAGTNAHQGAGEVFVAEADESDASLLRYKPDVAVITNIEPDHLDYFGTAEKYFEVFDSFADRIQPGGHLVVCLDDANAAACGQRARARGVTVVGYGTAAAASRYPDIEAAAVITTSDATSAEVELSVGGVSRTVRYTLSIPGHHMVLNAAGALLACTLVGADPDKLAEGLTGFTGVRRRFELKGEITGGRFAGVRVYDDYAHHPTEVTAVLTAARDTVRAAGQGGRVVACFQPHLYSRTIAFAQQFAAALSLADSVVLLDIFGAREEPVEGVDSRIIIDQMDPEVSARTVYEPNFSHAPSTIAGITQAGDLVLTMGAGTVTLLGDDILATLGEG from the coding sequence ATGCCCAGCATCGACCTGTCACGCGTCCATCTCATCGGAATCGGAGGCGCCGGCATGTCCGGGCTCGCGCACATCGCGCTGCGCCGCGGCTCGGTGGTCACGGGGTCGGATGTGAAAGACTCGCGCCCGGTGCAGGCGCTGCGCACCCAGGGCGCGACGATTGCGGTCGGCCACGACTGGCGCAACCTCGAGCTCGCGGGGGAGCTGCCGACGGTGGTGGTGACCAGTTTCGCGGCGATCCCGAAGGACAACCCGGAACTGATGCGCGCCGCCGAGGAGTCGATCCCCGTGATTCGGCGCTCTGACCTGCTCGCGGAGCTGATGGAGGGCTCGACCCAGCTGCTGCTCGCGGGGACGCACGGGAAAACGTCGACGACGTCGATGTCGGTCGTGGCGCTGCAGGCGGCGGGCGAGGACCCCTCGTTCGCCATCGGAGGCCAGCTCAACCTCGCCGGCACGAACGCCCACCAGGGTGCGGGCGAGGTGTTCGTGGCCGAGGCCGACGAGTCCGACGCCTCCCTGCTGCGCTACAAGCCGGACGTCGCCGTGATCACCAACATCGAGCCGGATCACCTGGACTACTTCGGCACGGCGGAGAAGTACTTCGAGGTTTTCGACAGCTTCGCCGACCGCATCCAGCCCGGCGGCCACCTCGTGGTGTGCCTGGATGACGCCAACGCGGCCGCCTGCGGGCAGCGCGCCCGCGCCCGCGGCGTCACCGTGGTCGGGTACGGCACGGCCGCCGCGGCGTCTCGCTACCCGGATATCGAGGCGGCGGCCGTGATCACCACCTCGGATGCGACCTCGGCCGAGGTTGAGCTCAGCGTCGGGGGTGTCAGCCGCACGGTGCGCTACACGTTGAGCATCCCGGGCCACCACATGGTGCTCAATGCGGCCGGGGCGCTGCTGGCGTGCACGCTCGTCGGGGCGGACCCGGACAAGCTGGCCGAGGGGTTGACTGGCTTTACCGGCGTGCGCCGCCGCTTCGAGCTCAAGGGCGAGATCACGGGCGGGCGCTTCGCGGGAGTGCGCGTGTACGACGATTACGCGCATCACCCCACCGAGGTCACCGCGGTGCTCACCGCCGCGCGCGACACCGTGCGCGCCGCGGGCCAGGGGGGCCGCGTTGTGGCGTGCTTCCAGCCGCACCTGTACTCGCGGACCATCGCGTTTGCGCAGCAGTTCGCCGCCGCGCTCTCGCTGGCCGACTCCGTGGTGCTCCTCGACATCTTTGGCGCCCGCGAGGAACCCGTCGAGGGGGTGGATTCGCGCATCATCATCGACCAGATGGATCCGGAAGTTTCAGCGAGAACGGTGTACGAACCGAACTTCTCCCACGCCCCGTCCACGATCGCGGGGATCACGCAGGCTGGTGACCTCGTGCTGACGATGGGCGCGGGCACAGTCACGCTGCTTGGCGACGACATCCTCGCCACGCTCGGGGAGGGCTAG
- a CDS encoding cell division protein FtsQ/DivIB, producing MARLQRRILIGAVVAAILIAIAAVVLPRTQVFAVEEIAVEGAVQLSPEEVEAATGIVNGTPIGAVNTHDAAVGVAGLPWVESVTVTRSWPSKIKIELVEHTAVAFVAEPDGSHLINAQGEVFAVDDPPAGAVEITGAAARDGAALSGAMGVVSSISGPSREAVASIEARSPNTFVLKLKDGRTVVWGASENNANKALALETVLQREGQEFNISNPQQVTVR from the coding sequence ATGGCTCGCCTACAACGCCGCATTCTCATAGGGGCCGTGGTCGCGGCAATCCTCATTGCGATCGCCGCTGTAGTCCTGCCGCGCACCCAGGTATTCGCGGTCGAAGAGATCGCCGTTGAGGGCGCGGTGCAGCTGAGCCCGGAGGAGGTCGAAGCTGCAACAGGGATTGTCAACGGTACCCCGATCGGGGCGGTCAACACCCACGACGCGGCCGTCGGTGTGGCGGGGCTCCCGTGGGTCGAAAGCGTGACGGTCACCAGGTCGTGGCCGTCGAAGATCAAGATAGAGCTGGTGGAGCATACCGCGGTGGCCTTTGTCGCCGAGCCCGACGGCAGCCACCTGATCAACGCACAAGGGGAGGTGTTCGCCGTGGACGACCCGCCCGCCGGGGCGGTGGAGATCACCGGTGCGGCGGCTCGAGACGGCGCCGCGCTGTCCGGAGCGATGGGCGTGGTGTCGTCGATAAGCGGGCCGAGCCGCGAGGCAGTCGCCTCGATTGAGGCGCGCAGCCCGAACACGTTTGTTCTCAAGCTCAAGGACGGCCGCACCGTGGTGTGGGGGGCGAGCGAAAACAACGCCAACAAGGCGCTGGCGCTGGAGACCGTGCTGCAGCGCGAGGGCCAGGAGTTCAACATTTCCAACCCGCAGCAGGTGACGGTGCGCTAG